The genome window GCATTCTTTGGCGGTGCGTCGCCATGTTTGCAAGCTAATCAGCGTGTTGGCGGTGTCGTCTCGGTCTTTGAGGGTGATAATGGTCATGGGGTGTCCTGCGAAAAAGGCAGCCTGAAACGGTGGAATGGGTTTCAGGCTGCCTTGTAGTTTGAAGGGTGTGGAATGGCGTTATTTATTCATTCTGCGCCACTGGCTCGGCTCAATCGGATTCGCATCGCGCCACAATCCTAATTTAGCTGCGCGTGCATTCTTTTCTTCTTGTGCGTACTGTGTACCACCATAACGGCGATATGCCCATGCAAAGCCGTCTTTCACCATCTGCTGATTGACGTTCAGGCTGCCCAGTTGAATATCGGCAACGGTGCGCCCGTAGCGGTCGGTATCCGTGATATTGAGGGTAACGGTTTGGTTGTACACCAAATCGGATAGATGCTTTTTCGCCTGCTGCCCAAAGGATTGTTGCTTTTCGGGGGCATCAATCGCATGGAGGCGGACTTTAATTGGTTGCTTGGCGGCGGTGAGACAAGTGAGCGTATCGCCATCGGCAATGCCTACCACGCGACAGGTGGTGGGTTGAGCGGTGGTTGGGGTGCTGTTGGCAAATGATGGGCGGTGGCTAGTGGCATAAGCAAGGGCTGCGCTGGCGAGGGTGGTTAGGATGGCTAGCGTGGGTTTATGTTTGAGTGGGTTGAGCATGGTGATAATTCTTTGGTTTAGTAAAGGCAGCCTGAAACGCAAAAAATGGTTTTCAGGCTGCCTTGTTGTATTCCCTACACCCGCCCACGCAGCGCGTAATACGTCGCCACTGGGTCATAATACAATTCGGTCATGTAGGTATGTTTGAAGAAACACACCACGTCAATCGTGGCGCGCACGGTGTTGAGAATGTACTCATACGGCATGGATTTACCTGCGGCGGATTCCATGGCGAGCTGGGCGATGCGGTAATGCACGCTGCGCGCATCGTTGGCGTGGACGGAAGTAAGACCGCCGGGGTGGCCGGTGTTGAGCGCGGAGAGATAATCCCACGCTTCGTCGCCGCGCAGCTCGGTCAGCAGGATGCGGTCGGGTTTTAAGCGCATACAGGCAGCGATGATTTGCTTGGCCGTAATATGTTCTTTGTAGAACAAATGGGCATGATTGGGGTGGTTAGGCGTGTCTAGCTCGTGGGTGTCTTCAATGGTAATTAGGCGGGTATCGCTGGGGATTAAATCCACTAGCGATTTGGTAAACGTGGTTTTGCCCGAACCGGTGCCGCCTACCATGCAGATGTTGAGTTTGCGGTCGATAGCGATTTGAAAAAAGGTGTTTAAGTCGCGGTTGGCTTTGGCTTCGAGCATTTGGTACTGCCAGTCGGCCAAGGGCACGTCGTGTGGCAGCTTCATTTGGTCGGCGATGTCGGCGAAGTGGTGGCTGTTTTGGTGTAGGGCTTCTTGGGTGGTTTCGGAGGCGGCTTCGGCGGGGTTTTCAGGCTGCTTTTGATGCTGCCTGAAATCTTCTGCTTTGCCGTGTTCGGAATAGTCCACGAAGGCTTGTAGGCGATTGGTTTTAATGTAATCGCCTAGGCTGAATCGGCTGGTGGAAGGTTTGCGAATGGCGAATACGGCGGTTTTGTCTTCGCAGCTTGGTGGGAACATGATGTGTCCGCGCTCGCCGTCGGGGAGGGTTACGGAGTGGATAGGGTTGGCGGCGTTAATATGCTTGCTGTTGAAGTTGGCTAGCGCGTTAGCCAACTGGTGAAGCTGGTCTAGGCTGAGGTTAGGGTTTTCTATACGCTCCACACCGAAGCTGCCTTCGATGAATAATTCATGCGGACGGTTAATCATGATTTCGGTCAAACCGTCGCGGGCGAGCAGTTCGCTGATACCGAGATTGTCCAGAAAATTGCGGGCGGCAGCATCGGATTGGATAAGAGGTTTGGTTAGGGTGGATTGCATGGGTTTTTCCAAAAAAAATTAGGCAGCCTGAAAGCGGAACCCGCTGTTTCAGTCTGCCTTTGCGTTACTGGCGAATCTTGGCATCTCCTGCATCCAATGTAAGCAGATGCGGATTGACGCGCTCATACACGCCGCCAAAGTCCACATCGCGCGCCACAATGATGTTGATGAAGCTGCCTTGGTTCACATAGCCCGTGGGCGGGATGTTGATGCTGTTTTTCAGGGCTTCGGTTGCCATGTCCTGTGCCGATTGTGAGGTGTTGTCAAAATTGAAGGTTTGACCGTTGCCATTACTGTTCTTGCGATTGCCGGCATAGTTGCCCAAGTCGCCAATCAGGCTAATCATGATTGCGCCGCCGAAGCGTTGCCAAAAGTGGTATTTCACGTTTGCGCCGATGCCTGCTTCGCCCAGTTGTCCTGCCGAGGGGCTGGCAAGATTCACTCGCACACCGTAAGGCGTTTCCACTTCGTTCCATAGGGCAAAAATACGAGCCTGCCCTTGCAACAATGCAGCGGTTTGCTCGCCGGTGATTTTGCTGCCGCGTTCCAGCAACAGCACTTTGCCGTTGGCGGAATACACGTCCTTATTGACAATGCAACGGGTAAAACCTGCTTGGGTGGTAACAATCCGCGTTTGCAACGTACAAGGAATGTTTGTGCCTTTGGCAAGGAGATAATCGCTGTTGGCTCGGCGCATGGCGCGAACACCGGCGGTTTGAGTCGGATTAAGTTGAGCAGCGAAACGGTTACCGCTGGATGCCGGGTTACTGTCGTCGCTTTGCAAACCGCTCATTTCGCTTTCGCTGATGGGCGGGATGCCTTCACTGTTGTTGCCGGCAAGCAGTTTGGCTTGGGCGGCGGCATCATTCGTTGCGCTTTCTGTGCCTATGCTGCCTGTGCCACCATCGTTGCCCACCAATATTTCGCCCAGCAAACGGCGGTCTTTGGGTGGCGGTTCGGAGGCGGCAACGGTTTCCGCTTGGACGTATGCCACGCTTGGCGTGCTGGCTACGTCTGGCGTGATGCCTTCGGGCGCGGATGCTTCAACTTCGGCTTCTTGTTGCGCATCTAACTCGCGTTTGATTTTAGCTTGTTCAGCAGCAAAATCGTATTGTCGGTCATTGCTTACTTCGGGCTTTTTCTCCTCAGCGGGCGGTTCGGTCGGAGTGCGGTTTACCCACATCATCATAAAGGCAATCGCCAAACCTGTGCCCAACAAGGCGACGCCGCCCAATATCATTTTTTGCGGGCTGGAACTTTTGCCGCCCATGCTTTCTACATCGGCAACACCGCCTTCAATATTGATGTCGCCCACTTTGTCGTGCATGGTGGGTTGGTCGGCCGGTTGAACGGCGATTTCAGGCTGCCTGAAATCACCATCACTTTGTTTTTTGCGGAAACGGTTCAATAATCCCATCGGGGTATTCCTTTCTGTATTGGCTATTTCACGAGCCGCACGCTTTCGCCATCGTCTGTACCGTGGCGGTTGAACGTGCCCGTGGCGTTGTAGCTGCGGTTTTCAATGCCGAGCACCGATTTACCCGAACGCAAGATAAATTTGGCAGCGGTTTCATGCACCACGATGGTATCGCCTTCGGTATGGCTATCGGTCAGGCTTTCGCTGCCGTCTGCATTGATGCGGTAAATCACAGGCAAGGTGCGCCCGTTGTTAAAGCGGAAATAAGTAAAGCGTCCGTTGTCCCACATGGTGGTAGGCGCAAGGGTTTTGTCGCCATAACCCCAGTAATTGCGGTTATCACCCATCGCTTGAACGCCCCCTGATTGTTGCAAGGCTTGCTCGGCAGCATGGCGTTTGGCGGCTTTGGCGGCACGCGCTTGGCGAATCTCTTCGGGGTAACGAAAGCGCAAAATGTAGGTAGGCGGTTGCTTATTGCTGGCCAGCTTCAAATCAAAGGCGTAGGTACGTTTGTTGGAAACCACAATCAGGTTGGTAACGGGTTTTTCCTCCACGGGCTTGAAAATGATGTTGTTGCCACGCACCGCCAATTTCCAAGCCAGTGCGTCACCCATGCCTGTTAGCGAGGATTGCGTATCTAAAAACTCGCCATCAGCCAGTTGCACCATCGCCGCGCGTCCCACTTGCGCGTAAATCGGATAAACCTTTTGATTGGAATAATCCTCGGTGCGGATGCGCGGGTCGGCAAAGGCAAGCGTGGGCAACAAAAAAGCCGCTAGGGTTAAGCGGCGGATGATGGGTTGAAATGTGTGTGGTGCATTTTGGCTACGCCGAAACGCGCTGCGCTCGTTTTGGTTACCCCGAAACTCACTACGTTCGTTTTCAGGCAGCCTGAAATGAATGGTGGGCATCATTGCACGGTCTCCTTATCGGTGCGCCAACTGGTTACTGTAAAACCCAATGGGTTGATTAGGCGGGCTTCGTCTGATAGCGCCTCATCGCGGTATTCGTAGGTGATGGTGGCAACGTAGCGTTGTGGTTCAATCACTTGCTTATCGGCCGTGAGCGGAATCATGGTTTTTTCATAACGCACTTGCGCGGTTTTGCCAATGAAACTAATGGATAGAATTTTGATGTTGATGCGGAATTTGTCGGCTAAAACTTTATGTGGCGCGTTGGGGCTGTCTTTGTAGAGCCGAACCAACTCGGTTTGCAATGCACCATCCGACATCAATGCCGTTGCATCAAACGTATCTTGTACCGAATACCAATCATAGCCTTCACGGTATTTCACATACGCCGATAAGTTGGCTTTATCAATGACTTCGCCATAGCTTTGCTGCTGATTTTTAATCATGGTTACAATATCGGTTGCGCCTGTGTTGTTGTCCACGCGCACCAAAAAGGGCACAACGGTTTTAAGCGGCGTCAAACCCGCCACCGCGCCTACGGCGATGCCTGTAATCAGCAAACACACACCGCAGATACGCCAAGCAATCTTGGCGTTTTTGCGCACGCGCTCGATTTCGGATGATTCAAAAATACGCGCCGCTTCAATGAATTTGAGCGGCGTTTTAAATTTGGTTTGAGTGTTGGAAGGAGAAGTTTGGCTCATGATGATTATTCTGCGGTTGAGGTTGAATGAGATGCGGATTGAGAAGCAGGCACGTTAATGGGAAAAGGCGTGCCATACGGTTTGGGCGGGTTATGGGAACAGGCAGATAACCAAAAAACCGCCGCAAGGGCAGCAAAACAATATTTGAAACGTTTGGGCATAATTTTTCTTTCAAAAATAAAACGCCTTGTGGTGAAACAAGGCGTTGGGTTTAAAACAAACGGAAGCACTCTATCGGCGACTAAATAACGCCATCAAAAAGGTAACGGTGGCAATAAGCATCATCATCAATAATGTAACCGGCCATGCAAACCACCAAAAAATAATATGGCACAAGAAAAAGCCGCCCACATTTTCCAAGGTGTCATGGAAGGGATGAAATTCCATATTCAAGCCTTCGGTAAAATAGGCGGTAATCAACAAGCCTGTAATAAATTGAACAATCGTAGCCGAAAGCAAAAAAGCCGCGAAAGCAACATCGGCCGGATGGTCAATCCAACGATTAAGCACATGATAGCGCAGATATTCCGAAACAAAATAAGTCGTTCCCCACGATAAGGCGAAGGCAGCAATCAATACAATCCAGCACCACCAAAACGCCAAATTTCCTTCTGAATCTCTAACCAGTCTTCCTAAATCCATGTTGCGCTCCTTGATTGATGATGTGTCATTTTAACCGATTTAGCCTTTTATTGAACCGCCACGCCCCCGCAATCGTCTCCACACACCGGCAGCACCTTTACCTGCCATTCTCATAGAGGATTTTGCCGCACCGGCCGCTTGGCGACCCGCCAAACCCGGTAAGCCCGCCCCTGCACCTTCTAGGCTTGCGTCGCCTGTTAATGCGGTTGCCATCGCTGGAACTTTCCATGCGGCCAAGACAAACAAAATCGTCATCGCCGTAAAGAGAATGATTAAGCCCAAAGCCACACCGATTGCTTCCATATTGCTTGCCTGTGTGATGGCCATTTTGGCATTGTCTATGTGTTCTTTGAATGTTTGGATTTCAATGCCCGCTAAAACGGACAACAAGCCTATGGTTAGAATGCTGTTTAGGCATTGGCCAATCCAGTTCATGCCATATTGCCGCGTGCCGGGAAACAGCATCGCACCGATAAACATCGGACCGACCATCAAATTGAGTGCCAATACAATTTTGGCAATCACCCAATAAGCAAATACGACTGAAAGCAAAACGTTGGTGCAAAAACGCAACCAGCCCTCAATAGCCCATAAGGCTAGGATATTGCCCGCATCCGTTATATCTAAATCCATGCGTGCCAGGTTTAATTGCGCACCAATCACATCCATGGCGAGAGCGGCACTATCAAACATTTTTATATCCACACTTTTACCAAAGGCTTGGGACAGGGTTTCAGGCATATTGTAGATAATTTGGGCGAGCGAGTTATATTGAGACGCATTAAAGGCAAAGGCGATAATGATTAACCAACCCATCATGCGCTTACTCAAATCCACAACGTTTTCATCTAATCCCCTGTTGTATGCGTCTAGCGCGATAATGACAATGTACAAGCAAAAACCTGATGCAAACAAAGGGGAAACATTGGAAATGAACGTACCGACATTGTTAAACAACTCGGTGCCAAATTTCACCACAAAGGTATCAGTTAAATCTTGAAAAACAGAAGAAACCATGGGTTGCCTTTCTTGCAGAAAAGCCCCGTTTGCACGGGGCTGTATTTTTAGCAGCCGTGCGCGTCCACACCTGCTTGTTTGGCAATGCCGCAGTGCATCGCATTGCGCGCCTGCTCGCGTTGCGCTTCTTTTTGCATTTCTACCATCTTCAACATATTGGTTACGTTGGCTTGGTTTTGCGCGATGATGCCGTTTTCAATCGCAATGCGGTTCGCCAAATCTGCGGCTGCTTTGGCATCTTTGGTTTTATTCACTTCGCCTATCATTCTTTCAAGATTATCAAGGCGGTTTTTAGAGTCTTTCGCCGCTTTGCTCATCATCTCAAACTGCTGCTCCATGGTTTTTTTGAAATTATTGGGGTCGTAACTCTTGGCAGAAGTGAGGTTTTTGAGGTCTTGCTTGGCAAAATCTGAATAAAACTCTTTCCATTCGCCATCAAACGCATCTTTAACTTGGGCTTTGATGCCGCCATAGTTGTTTTGGCTGGTAAGGGCTTTAACTTGATTTTTAAGTTGCTTGATGGATTCAGCCAGTTTTTCAACTTGCTGTCTGCCGTGCTCTACCTGTTGAAGGGCTTGCGTCAACACGGGAATATCGGTGGTAGGAATGCCGCCTGCCCATGCGCTGCCGCTCATCAGGCAGCCTGAAATCAAAGCGGCGCAAAGGGTTTTACGGATTAAGTTTGGTTTCATGGTAATACTCCAAAAAATGCCGCAGATGCGGCGAACAAAAAAACCGCCTCAATCAACAAGGCGGCGGTGGTGGAAAAGGTGGTTTAGAGACGGCTGGTTTTGAGTTCCAGCTTGGACGCATCGTATTTTTCAGCGCAAGAGGGGATGGTGGTTAGGGCTATCCACTCATCAGGGCCAATCATCGTAAAGTTGCCAATACTGCCCGCGCGTGCGCCGCTCTTGGTGTAGGTGGGGATGCTGTAAATAAAAGTGAAACTTTTGTTGGTTTTATTACGCACTTCGCCTGTTAAGCTCACCATGTCGCCGCCACTGGGTCGGCAACCATCTTTGTACACTTCTAGCTGCATATTGCGGGTTTCAAATTGCGCGGTGCTTTTGTTGGCAAGGGCAATGGTGGTTTTATCACCCGAATGGTTGTTGGCGGTGCTGCTGGTACTGCTTGTTGCGCCATTGAGCGTGCCGAGTGCTTGGTTGGCACTTTCTAACGCCGTGTTGAGTTCGGCACAGGATGCGGTAAGCAGCGTGGCGAGCAGTAATGGGATAAGGTTTTTTGATTTCATGGGAT of Kingella oralis contains these proteins:
- a CDS encoding thermonuclease family protein → MLNPLKHKPTLAILTTLASAALAYATSHRPSFANSTPTTAQPTTCRVVGIADGDTLTCLTAAKQPIKVRLHAIDAPEKQQSFGQQAKKHLSDLVYNQTVTLNITDTDRYGRTVADIQLGSLNVNQQMVKDGFAWAYRRYGGTQYAQEEKNARAAKLGLWRDANPIEPSQWRRMNK
- a CDS encoding ATPase, T2SS/T4P/T4SS family; its protein translation is MQSTLTKPLIQSDAAARNFLDNLGISELLARDGLTEIMINRPHELFIEGSFGVERIENPNLSLDQLHQLANALANFNSKHINAANPIHSVTLPDGERGHIMFPPSCEDKTAVFAIRKPSTSRFSLGDYIKTNRLQAFVDYSEHGKAEDFRQHQKQPENPAEAASETTQEALHQNSHHFADIADQMKLPHDVPLADWQYQMLEAKANRDLNTFFQIAIDRKLNICMVGGTGSGKTTFTKSLVDLIPSDTRLITIEDTHELDTPNHPNHAHLFYKEHITAKQIIAACMRLKPDRILLTELRGDEAWDYLSALNTGHPGGLTSVHANDARSVHYRIAQLAMESAAGKSMPYEYILNTVRATIDVVCFFKHTYMTELYYDPVATYYALRGRV
- the virB10 gene encoding type IV secretion system protein VirB10 — encoded protein: MGLLNRFRKKQSDGDFRQPEIAVQPADQPTMHDKVGDINIEGGVADVESMGGKSSSPQKMILGGVALLGTGLAIAFMMMWVNRTPTEPPAEEKKPEVSNDRQYDFAAEQAKIKRELDAQQEAEVEASAPEGITPDVASTPSVAYVQAETVAASEPPPKDRRLLGEILVGNDGGTGSIGTESATNDAAAQAKLLAGNNSEGIPPISESEMSGLQSDDSNPASSGNRFAAQLNPTQTAGVRAMRRANSDYLLAKGTNIPCTLQTRIVTTQAGFTRCIVNKDVYSANGKVLLLERGSKITGEQTAALLQGQARIFALWNEVETPYGVRVNLASPSAGQLGEAGIGANVKYHFWQRFGGAIMISLIGDLGNYAGNRKNSNGNGQTFNFDNTSQSAQDMATEALKNSINIPPTGYVNQGSFINIIVARDVDFGGVYERVNPHLLTLDAGDAKIRQ
- a CDS encoding TrbG/VirB9 family P-type conjugative transfer protein — protein: MMPTIHFRLPENERSEFRGNQNERSAFRRSQNAPHTFQPIIRRLTLAAFLLPTLAFADPRIRTEDYSNQKVYPIYAQVGRAAMVQLADGEFLDTQSSLTGMGDALAWKLAVRGNNIIFKPVEEKPVTNLIVVSNKRTYAFDLKLASNKQPPTYILRFRYPEEIRQARAAKAAKRHAAEQALQQSGGVQAMGDNRNYWGYGDKTLAPTTMWDNGRFTYFRFNNGRTLPVIYRINADGSESLTDSHTEGDTIVVHETAAKFILRSGKSVLGIENRSYNATGTFNRHGTDDGESVRLVK
- a CDS encoding virB8 family protein is translated as MSQTSPSNTQTKFKTPLKFIEAARIFESSEIERVRKNAKIAWRICGVCLLITGIAVGAVAGLTPLKTVVPFLVRVDNNTGATDIVTMIKNQQQSYGEVIDKANLSAYVKYREGYDWYSVQDTFDATALMSDGALQTELVRLYKDSPNAPHKVLADKFRINIKILSISFIGKTAQVRYEKTMIPLTADKQVIEPQRYVATITYEYRDEALSDEARLINPLGFTVTSWRTDKETVQ
- a CDS encoding type IV secretion system protein, whose translation is MVSSVFQDLTDTFVVKFGTELFNNVGTFISNVSPLFASGFCLYIVIIALDAYNRGLDENVVDLSKRMMGWLIIIAFAFNASQYNSLAQIIYNMPETLSQAFGKSVDIKMFDSAALAMDVIGAQLNLARMDLDITDAGNILALWAIEGWLRFCTNVLLSVVFAYWVIAKIVLALNLMVGPMFIGAMLFPGTRQYGMNWIGQCLNSILTIGLLSVLAGIEIQTFKEHIDNAKMAITQASNMEAIGVALGLIILFTAMTILFVLAAWKVPAMATALTGDASLEGAGAGLPGLAGRQAAGAAKSSMRMAGKGAAGVWRRLRGRGGSIKG
- a CDS encoding type IV secretion system protein, coding for MKPNLIRKTLCAALISGCLMSGSAWAGGIPTTDIPVLTQALQQVEHGRQQVEKLAESIKQLKNQVKALTSQNNYGGIKAQVKDAFDGEWKEFYSDFAKQDLKNLTSAKSYDPNNFKKTMEQQFEMMSKAAKDSKNRLDNLERMIGEVNKTKDAKAAADLANRIAIENGIIAQNQANVTNMLKMVEMQKEAQREQARNAMHCGIAKQAGVDAHGC